In a single window of the Pandoraea pulmonicola genome:
- a CDS encoding porin, with protein MKPNFRIAAAGCCLAFASSLPMPALAQSNVQLYGLIDSGVEFLTNADKNSAGNTVSLSRVTSGNLAGSRWGIKGTEDLGGGNKALFLIENGFNLGNGQSLQGGREFGRLAYVGLSNSSFGTFTIGRQGGVFLDWVSKFNPLNNAVYAIKMQDTAFSDRLDNSLRYTGKFGGFEAMIQYSKGYDDVSFGSATPGDNRRAQVVDAGIRYANGPLSFVLAYDQKNGGSVLPNAAMTSKVGGYEGNVDRRIAAALQYSLQRVDLYAGYRYLNAKAIHLSALNKSPVEASSYYWLGATWHATPALDLSATAMYQDFYGTNRDPLSFQVSADYSFSKRTDVYVNLGYVVNRNGSDLGLNGFGSNVVAGKNQFGTMAGIKHTF; from the coding sequence ATGAAACCCAACTTCCGCATCGCGGCGGCGGGGTGCTGCCTGGCGTTCGCCAGCAGCCTGCCCATGCCCGCTCTGGCCCAGTCCAACGTTCAGCTCTACGGGCTGATCGACTCGGGCGTCGAATTCCTCACCAATGCCGACAAGAACAGCGCCGGCAACACCGTCAGCCTCTCGCGCGTCACTTCGGGCAACCTCGCCGGTTCGCGCTGGGGCATCAAGGGCACCGAAGATCTCGGCGGCGGCAACAAGGCCCTGTTCCTGATCGAAAACGGCTTCAACCTCGGCAACGGGCAATCGCTGCAAGGCGGACGCGAATTCGGGCGTCTGGCCTACGTGGGCCTGTCGAACTCGTCTTTCGGTACCTTCACGATCGGCCGTCAGGGCGGCGTGTTCCTCGACTGGGTGAGCAAGTTCAACCCGCTCAATAACGCCGTGTACGCCATCAAGATGCAGGACACCGCGTTCTCCGACCGGCTCGACAACAGCCTGCGCTACACCGGCAAGTTCGGCGGCTTCGAAGCGATGATCCAGTATTCGAAGGGTTATGACGACGTGAGCTTCGGCAGCGCGACGCCGGGCGACAACCGCCGTGCGCAAGTCGTCGACGCCGGCATCCGCTACGCCAACGGCCCGCTGTCGTTCGTGCTCGCGTACGACCAGAAGAACGGCGGCTCGGTGCTGCCGAATGCGGCCATGACCTCGAAGGTCGGCGGCTACGAAGGCAACGTCGACCGCCGTATCGCGGCCGCGCTGCAATACTCGCTACAACGCGTGGACCTGTATGCCGGCTATCGCTACCTGAACGCGAAGGCGATCCATCTCTCGGCGCTGAACAAGAGCCCGGTGGAAGCCTCGAGCTACTACTGGCTGGGCGCGACGTGGCACGCCACGCCCGCGCTCGATCTGTCGGCGACGGCCATGTATCAGGACTTCTACGGCACCAACCGCGACCCGCTGTCGTTCCAGGTCAGCGCCGACTACAGCTTCTCGAAGCGTACCGACGTCTACGTGAACCTGGGTTACGTCGTGAACCGCAACGGCTCCGACCTCGGCCTGAACGGCTTCGGCAGCAACGTGGTCGCCGGCAAGAACCAGTTCGGTACGATGGCCGGCATCAAGCACACGTTCTGA
- a CDS encoding SDR family oxidoreductase, with amino-acid sequence MRILVTGSTGFVGGAVVAQLLKDGFGPSLLLLVRARTTRDGLARVCAAMDRFRVPPVHRLTLTEANIVCGDLGQPASFDDDVRMRRVTHVIHAGAIASFSPHPQLESVNVTGTLALARAVAASPVFERFVHVGTAMACGDQLTGVAGVVGESHELACADHQLVPYTASKAEAERRLRRDWPGLPLVIARPSIVVGHTRLGCEPSGSIFWVFRMVQLLGAFTCALDDRLDVVPVDFCADALIDLAFLPRLRHDLYHVSAGAVSARTVGEIEAALARARGVAPLGERFRHIGDADIERLTHQLGHGNGRLMAKALRRYGAFAALDYVFDNRRLLDEGVRAPTPVTDYLDVCARSFEATTVAEQMAWDFK; translated from the coding sequence ATGCGAATTCTCGTCACCGGCAGCACCGGTTTTGTGGGCGGCGCCGTCGTCGCCCAGCTCCTCAAGGACGGGTTCGGGCCATCGCTGCTGCTCCTGGTGCGCGCCCGCACGACCCGCGACGGGCTGGCGCGCGTGTGCGCGGCAATGGATCGCTTTCGCGTGCCGCCCGTGCATCGGCTCACGCTTACGGAGGCAAACATCGTCTGCGGGGATCTGGGACAGCCGGCCAGCTTCGACGACGACGTGCGCATGCGACGCGTGACGCACGTCATCCACGCCGGCGCCATCGCGAGCTTTTCGCCCCATCCGCAGCTCGAGTCGGTCAACGTCACCGGCACGCTCGCGCTCGCGCGTGCCGTGGCCGCGTCGCCCGTATTCGAACGGTTCGTTCACGTGGGCACCGCCATGGCGTGCGGCGACCAGCTGACGGGTGTGGCCGGCGTCGTCGGCGAATCGCATGAACTGGCCTGCGCCGATCACCAGCTCGTGCCGTACACGGCGTCGAAGGCCGAAGCCGAACGACGCCTGCGGCGCGACTGGCCGGGGCTGCCGCTGGTGATCGCGCGGCCATCCATCGTGGTGGGCCACACGCGCCTGGGCTGCGAGCCGTCCGGCAGCATCTTCTGGGTGTTCCGCATGGTGCAGTTGCTCGGTGCGTTTACCTGCGCGCTGGACGACCGGCTGGACGTGGTGCCCGTCGACTTCTGCGCGGATGCACTGATCGATCTGGCGTTCCTGCCGCGCCTGCGGCACGACCTGTATCACGTGTCGGCGGGTGCCGTCAGTGCGCGCACGGTCGGCGAAATCGAGGCCGCCCTGGCCAGGGCGCGCGGTGTGGCGCCGCTGGGCGAGCGCTTCCGCCATATCGGCGACGCGGATATCGAGCGGCTCACGCACCAACTGGGGCACGGCAACGGCCGGCTCATGGCCAAGGCGCTGCGCCGCTACGGCGCCTTCGCCGCGCTCGACTACGTGTTCGACAACCGGCGTCTGCTCGACGAAGGCGTGCGCGCGCCGACGCCGGTCACCGATTACCTGGACGTCTGTGCGCGCTCGTTCGAGGCGACGACGGTCGCCGAGCAGATGGCGTGGGATTTCAAATGA
- a CDS encoding flagellar hook-basal body complex protein FliE, protein MPVSMTQALMTELDRMHATQRELGRAAGASESDLAHVGTLNKPDFGAMLRGVDAAQREAGERMTAVDLGHSDDLTGAMLASAQAELSFSMLMKTRDKVVGAVEELVRMPF, encoded by the coding sequence ATGCCTGTCTCGATGACACAAGCGCTGATGACCGAGCTGGATCGCATGCACGCGACGCAGCGCGAACTGGGCCGGGCGGCCGGTGCGAGCGAGTCCGATCTCGCGCACGTCGGCACGCTGAACAAACCCGACTTCGGCGCGATGCTGCGTGGTGTGGACGCCGCGCAGCGCGAAGCGGGCGAGCGCATGACGGCGGTCGATCTGGGACACAGCGACGATCTGACGGGCGCCATGCTGGCGAGCGCGCAGGCCGAACTGTCGTTCTCGATGCTGATGAAGACGCGCGACAAGGTCGTGGGCGCCGTCGAGGAACTGGTGCGCATGCCGTTCTGA
- a CDS encoding ATP-binding protein encodes MFRILLKLYVLVGISLVAAILLITHTFGIVFYDTMNRAAQAQLGGFVWMFNRALGQIPEAEWPAFAAEFTSRGNEKLEIKPLKDFPLPREYARKSLEAGLPVAIDTDGNQFAMRIRDSQWVLTSTSSTDLSIKQINYLAYALLALLMLIAVLTWVRWYWTDVQALNRAASRFGEGDFSSRARVSRFSSLTALVHVFNTMADRIERSIKTQKDMINAVSHELRTPIARLDFGLEILQQRRHLPDAEERINALKGDIRELDELVTELLSLARLDQITAPPARHAVSLRLMFDSLAANCTEVLAARSIALDIAAEPGADCVEVEPKLLARAVQNLLNNAMRHTTRRIVCGAKTCEGGDIMIYVDDDGEGVPAPERTRIFEPFHRLDSSRNRATGGFGLGLAIVRRIALLHGGRVDVGTSPLGGARFTITLPGSSVV; translated from the coding sequence GTGTTTCGCATCCTTCTGAAGCTCTACGTCCTGGTCGGCATTTCGCTGGTCGCGGCCATCCTGCTGATCACTCACACCTTCGGCATTGTCTTCTACGACACCATGAACCGCGCGGCGCAAGCGCAGCTCGGCGGCTTCGTCTGGATGTTCAACCGGGCGCTGGGCCAGATCCCGGAGGCCGAGTGGCCGGCGTTCGCGGCCGAGTTCACGTCCCGCGGCAACGAAAAGCTCGAGATCAAACCGCTCAAGGATTTCCCGCTGCCGCGCGAGTATGCGCGCAAGAGCCTCGAAGCGGGGCTGCCCGTCGCCATCGACACCGACGGCAATCAATTCGCCATGCGGATTCGCGACTCGCAATGGGTGCTCACCTCCACGAGCAGCACCGATCTGAGCATCAAACAGATCAACTATCTGGCCTATGCGTTGCTCGCGCTGCTCATGCTGATCGCGGTGCTCACCTGGGTGCGCTGGTACTGGACCGACGTGCAGGCGCTCAATCGCGCCGCGAGCCGCTTCGGCGAAGGCGACTTCAGCTCTCGGGCGCGCGTGTCGCGCTTTTCGAGCCTGACGGCGCTCGTGCATGTGTTCAACACGATGGCCGACCGCATCGAGCGCTCCATCAAGACGCAGAAGGACATGATCAATGCGGTCTCGCACGAGCTTCGCACGCCCATCGCGCGGCTCGACTTCGGGCTGGAGATCCTGCAGCAACGCCGGCACCTGCCTGACGCCGAGGAGCGCATCAACGCACTCAAGGGCGACATCCGCGAGCTCGACGAACTGGTCACCGAATTGCTCTCGCTCGCGCGGCTCGACCAGATCACGGCGCCCCCCGCTCGCCACGCCGTATCGCTGCGCCTGATGTTCGACAGCCTCGCCGCGAACTGCACCGAAGTACTGGCGGCGCGCTCGATCGCGCTCGACATCGCCGCCGAGCCGGGTGCGGACTGCGTGGAAGTCGAGCCCAAGCTGCTCGCGCGCGCCGTGCAGAACCTGCTCAACAACGCCATGCGTCATACGACGCGGCGCATCGTCTGCGGCGCGAAGACCTGCGAAGGCGGCGACATCATGATCTACGTCGACGACGATGGCGAAGGGGTGCCCGCGCCCGAGCGAACGCGCATCTTCGAGCCGTTCCACCGGCTGGACAGCAGCCGCAATCGCGCCACCGGCGGCTTCGGCCTGGGGCTGGCCATCGTGCGCCGCATCGCGCTGCTGCACGGCGGGCGCGTGGACGTCGGCACCTCGCCGCTCGGCGGCGCGCGCTTCACCATCACCCTGCCCGGCTCGTCGGTCGTGTAG
- a CDS encoding FliM/FliN family flagellar motor switch protein, which translates to MNAMHAPTPPRNFRALDPCRLGQPTQLLDPLTERLRSRLDVQLPQHARHRHAMAWRVAAMSVSAAAPRASDVIVQRFRVVDHYIDVALDAGLMRDAFRLRYEADDFVGPPALHFTPRAATYERFVARFARQMLDALRQALSPDASVLPSDVVENVDADPRQTPPSLWITALITDRADHAGHAGGAPLGTVAYRLAAEDARCWLSKLGPDAGERAAQRTTPPCELATIPVRLSARWLDVDLTLGALLDAKAGDVLPVRFMPRALVCIDDDPLMSADIVERDAHLCLTHFQTLG; encoded by the coding sequence ATGAATGCCATGCACGCGCCTACGCCGCCCCGGAATTTCCGAGCACTCGATCCGTGCCGGCTCGGACAGCCGACGCAACTCCTCGATCCGCTGACCGAGCGGTTGCGCTCGCGGCTCGACGTCCAATTACCGCAGCACGCCCGCCATCGTCATGCTATGGCGTGGCGCGTTGCGGCCATGTCGGTGAGCGCCGCCGCCCCTCGGGCGAGCGACGTCATCGTGCAGCGCTTTCGCGTCGTCGATCACTACATCGACGTTGCCCTCGACGCCGGGTTGATGCGCGACGCCTTTCGCCTCCGTTACGAGGCCGACGACTTCGTCGGTCCGCCGGCGCTGCACTTCACGCCGCGCGCGGCGACCTACGAGCGCTTCGTCGCGCGGTTTGCGCGGCAGATGCTCGACGCGCTGCGTCAGGCGTTGTCGCCGGATGCGTCCGTCTTGCCGTCGGACGTCGTCGAGAACGTGGACGCCGATCCGCGTCAGACACCGCCGTCGCTGTGGATCACCGCGCTCATCACAGATCGCGCGGACCATGCCGGGCACGCCGGCGGCGCACCGCTGGGCACCGTCGCGTATCGGCTCGCCGCCGAAGACGCCCGCTGCTGGCTGTCGAAGCTCGGGCCGGACGCCGGTGAGCGCGCCGCGCAGCGCACCACTCCGCCGTGCGAGCTCGCCACGATTCCCGTGCGCCTGAGCGCCCGCTGGCTCGACGTCGACCTGACGCTGGGCGCCCTGCTCGACGCCAAGGCCGGCGACGTGCTGCCGGTGCGATTCATGCCGCGCGCGCTCGTGTGCATCGACGACGATCCGCTGATGAGCGCCGACATCGTCGAGCGCGACGCGCATCTCTGCCTTACGCACTTTCAAACTCTCGGGTAA
- a CDS encoding ABC transporter substrate-binding protein — protein MAFAASVGVQHAHALTVYTAGPGNLSKKLAAGFEKKTGIKVDVFQATTGKVMARIEAEQANPRADVLISASWDTAQDLEKRGWLAPFQSANAARVPAPFKTPHYVAQGLSALGIVWNAKSGTPEPHDWRDLTKPSYRNLVTMPDPALSGASADLLLGLQARLGGEAWKLFDDLKHNGMVVSGPNAQALNPVLQGAKAAVFGAVDYVAYAAAANGEAVKVIFPTSGTVIAPRPMMILNTSKQQNEARQFIDYVLSEEGQQMVAEAWLIPAREDIAIKRASFKDLRLLPQGDAQSSSASRAEVLARFAKLNGQH, from the coding sequence ATGGCCTTTGCTGCAAGCGTCGGCGTGCAACACGCGCATGCACTGACCGTCTACACCGCCGGCCCCGGCAATCTGAGCAAGAAGCTCGCCGCGGGTTTCGAGAAGAAGACCGGTATCAAGGTCGACGTGTTTCAGGCCACGACCGGCAAGGTGATGGCCCGCATCGAGGCCGAACAGGCCAACCCGCGAGCCGATGTGCTCATTTCGGCCTCGTGGGACACCGCGCAGGATCTGGAAAAACGCGGCTGGCTCGCCCCGTTTCAGAGCGCCAACGCCGCGCGCGTGCCCGCACCGTTCAAGACCCCGCACTACGTCGCACAGGGTCTGTCGGCGCTCGGCATCGTGTGGAACGCAAAGTCGGGCACGCCCGAGCCGCACGACTGGCGCGATCTGACCAAGCCGAGCTATCGCAATCTCGTCACCATGCCGGACCCGGCGCTCTCGGGCGCATCGGCCGACCTGCTGCTGGGCCTGCAGGCGCGTCTGGGCGGCGAGGCGTGGAAGCTCTTCGACGATCTGAAGCACAACGGCATGGTCGTCTCCGGTCCGAACGCGCAGGCGCTCAACCCCGTGCTGCAAGGCGCCAAGGCGGCCGTGTTCGGTGCGGTCGATTACGTCGCGTATGCGGCGGCGGCGAACGGCGAAGCGGTGAAGGTGATCTTCCCGACGAGCGGCACGGTTATCGCGCCGCGTCCGATGATGATCCTGAACACGTCGAAGCAACAGAACGAGGCGCGTCAGTTCATCGACTACGTGCTCTCGGAAGAAGGCCAGCAGATGGTCGCCGAGGCCTGGCTGATTCCGGCGCGCGAGGACATCGCGATCAAGCGTGCGTCGTTCAAGGATCTCCGTCTGCTGCCGCAGGGCGATGCACAGTCGTCGAGCGCATCTCGCGCCGAAGTGCTGGCGCGTTTTGCCAAACTCAACGGCCAGCACTGA
- a CDS encoding FliM/FliN family flagellar motor switch protein: MSATSLMSTHLPLDADAQTPGAGAIDPLNDDLAPLDSLSDDLGADWLQGTTGGNTDAAGIESTAADEGAAPTPLAMRETLRRVPVKLTLEVGASRLTLGEFAALRADDVLSLDRAAGAPLSVLVNGVPVGLAEVVVSGTQYGLKILTLDAIELDRLAQ; the protein is encoded by the coding sequence ATGTCCGCCACTTCCCTCATGTCCACCCATCTTCCGCTGGATGCCGACGCCCAGACGCCGGGCGCCGGCGCCATCGACCCGCTCAACGACGACCTTGCGCCGCTCGACAGCCTTTCCGACGACCTCGGCGCCGACTGGCTCCAAGGCACCACGGGCGGCAATACCGACGCGGCCGGCATCGAGAGCACGGCCGCTGACGAGGGCGCAGCCCCCACGCCGCTCGCCATGCGCGAAACGCTCCGGCGCGTGCCGGTGAAGCTCACGCTCGAAGTGGGCGCCTCGCGTCTCACGCTGGGTGAATTCGCGGCGCTACGCGCCGACGACGTGCTCAGTCTCGACCGCGCGGCCGGCGCACCGCTGTCCGTGTTGGTCAACGGCGTCCCCGTCGGACTCGCCGAGGTGGTCGTCTCGGGAACGCAGTACGGCTTGAAGATCCTCACGCTCGACGCCATCGAGCTCGATCGGCTCGCGCAATGA
- a CDS encoding response regulator transcription factor → MYRVLLVEDDARLAALVTEYLHAYRFEVMVVANGARAIEQFRAFVPDIVILDLMLPGMDGMEICRQLRAVSTTPILILTAREDTYDQVAGLEVGADDYVVKPVEPRLLLARLRALLRRSQPPTEPDAQSEGGLTFGQLRIVPRDRTVFWRGAPVELKSNEFSLLLILARGAGRVVTRDEILQQLRGIEFDGIDRTVDVGIYRLRKRFEDTDGEPQRIKTVWGRGYLFSPSAWES, encoded by the coding sequence ATGTACCGTGTCTTACTGGTCGAGGACGATGCGCGCCTGGCCGCGCTGGTCACCGAATATCTGCACGCATACCGCTTCGAAGTGATGGTCGTCGCCAACGGCGCTCGGGCGATCGAGCAGTTTCGCGCGTTCGTGCCGGATATCGTGATCCTCGATCTCATGCTGCCCGGCATGGACGGGATGGAAATCTGTCGCCAGTTGCGCGCGGTGAGCACCACGCCGATTCTCATTCTCACCGCACGGGAAGACACCTACGACCAGGTCGCGGGTCTGGAAGTCGGCGCCGACGACTATGTCGTGAAGCCGGTCGAGCCGCGCCTGCTGCTCGCGCGCCTGCGTGCCTTGCTGCGCCGCTCGCAGCCGCCGACCGAGCCCGACGCGCAAAGCGAAGGCGGGCTCACGTTCGGGCAGTTGCGCATCGTGCCGCGCGATCGCACGGTGTTCTGGCGCGGCGCGCCCGTCGAGCTCAAGTCCAACGAATTCAGCCTGCTGCTGATTCTGGCGCGCGGGGCGGGCCGCGTGGTGACCCGCGACGAGATCCTGCAGCAGTTGCGGGGCATCGAATTCGACGGCATCGACCGCACGGTCGACGTCGGCATCTACCGTTTGCGCAAGCGTTTCGAAGACACGGACGGCGAGCCGCAACGCATCAAGACCGTGTGGGGACGGGGTTATCTGTTCAGCCCGTCCGCGTGGGAGAGTTGA
- a CDS encoding ABC transporter ATP-binding protein, translating to MTSGTGTFPRVMSKTASNDAMDAASARASNGMSPGVAVSLRALHRTFGAVRVLDGIDLDVPAGTTTALLGPSGCGKSTLLKLLAGLLAPTAGEIRFDDTLVASDTVCHAPERRSLGMVFQDYALWPHMTVAANVAFPLEMRGGVGRAQRAERVEEALALVGLAGFGARRPQALSGGQQQRVALARAIVAAPRLLLFDEPLSNLDRDLRTRLCADIGALLSRLGTTAVYVTHDRDEAEALADQIVILAHGRVDKRITR from the coding sequence ATGACGAGCGGCACTGGCACATTCCCGCGCGTGATGTCGAAGACGGCATCGAACGACGCGATGGATGCCGCTTCGGCGCGCGCGTCGAACGGCATGTCGCCGGGTGTCGCCGTCTCGCTGCGCGCACTGCACCGGACCTTTGGTGCGGTGCGCGTGCTCGACGGCATCGATCTCGATGTGCCCGCGGGCACGACGACCGCACTGCTCGGCCCTTCCGGCTGTGGCAAGAGCACGCTGCTCAAGCTGCTGGCCGGACTGCTCGCGCCCACGGCGGGCGAGATCCGTTTCGACGACACGCTCGTGGCGAGCGACACCGTCTGCCACGCGCCCGAGCGGCGCTCGCTCGGCATGGTGTTCCAGGACTATGCCCTGTGGCCGCACATGACGGTCGCCGCCAATGTGGCATTCCCGCTCGAGATGCGTGGCGGGGTCGGCCGTGCGCAGCGTGCCGAGCGCGTCGAAGAGGCGCTTGCGCTCGTCGGCCTGGCCGGCTTCGGCGCACGCCGTCCGCAAGCGCTCTCCGGCGGGCAGCAACAGCGCGTTGCGCTGGCGCGCGCCATCGTTGCGGCGCCCCGTCTGCTGCTCTTCGACGAACCGCTCTCCAACCTCGACCGCGATCTGCGCACGCGCCTGTGCGCCGACATCGGCGCGCTGCTCTCTCGCCTTGGCACCACGGCCGTCTACGTGACGCACGACCGCGACGAAGCCGAGGCGCTGGCCGATCAGATCGTGATCCTTGCCCACGGCCGCGTTGACAAACGTATTACGAGGTAG
- a CDS encoding MipA/OmpV family protein, protein MKSRHYCHHHRLRRFAFAGAAGLVLAGAASQAHAVDPARYSGIQPDQSLPANKPESGYEFTIGGGVGVSPRYMGSDEYRATPALNLALQTPFGVFVGLGGIGYRLALPAGFYVSAALSYDEGRKDRAKGLDSGSNKLRGMGDIKGSVLTTLQAGYAIGDLAVVSVAADIPLSNRDRGNVYRFAVDGELYKTATDSVGLTGTAHFASGKYAQTYFGVTANQSLNSGYGQYAAGGGLYGVSLSANWTHKFTKHWSTTVAGGVMRYTGNASKSPIVFNKTNYQVAATLDYTF, encoded by the coding sequence ATGAAAAGCCGTCACTATTGCCACCATCACCGCCTTCGCCGCTTCGCCTTCGCCGGTGCTGCCGGGCTCGTGCTTGCTGGCGCCGCGTCCCAGGCGCATGCCGTCGATCCGGCGCGCTACAGCGGCATCCAGCCCGACCAGAGCCTGCCCGCGAACAAGCCGGAGAGCGGCTATGAGTTCACCATCGGTGGCGGTGTCGGCGTCTCCCCGCGCTACATGGGCAGCGACGAGTACCGCGCCACGCCCGCCCTCAACCTCGCGCTGCAAACCCCCTTCGGCGTGTTCGTCGGGCTGGGCGGCATCGGCTACCGCCTGGCGCTGCCGGCAGGGTTCTACGTCTCGGCCGCGCTTTCCTACGACGAGGGCCGCAAGGACCGCGCGAAGGGGCTCGATTCCGGCTCGAACAAGCTGCGCGGCATGGGCGACATCAAGGGCTCGGTTCTGACCACCCTGCAGGCCGGCTACGCCATTGGCGATCTGGCCGTCGTGAGCGTGGCCGCCGACATCCCACTGTCCAATCGCGATCGCGGCAACGTCTACCGCTTCGCCGTGGACGGCGAGCTCTACAAGACGGCGACCGACTCGGTGGGGTTGACCGGCACGGCGCACTTCGCGAGCGGCAAATATGCGCAGACGTACTTCGGCGTGACGGCCAACCAGAGCCTGAATTCGGGCTACGGGCAATACGCGGCGGGGGGCGGCCTCTATGGCGTGAGCCTTTCGGCGAACTGGACGCACAAGTTCACCAAGCACTGGAGCACCACCGTTGCCGGCGGCGTCATGCGCTATACGGGCAATGCGTCGAAGAGTCCGATCGTGTTCAACAAGACCAACTACCAGGTCGCCGCGACGCTCGACTACACGTTCTGA
- a CDS encoding ABC transporter permease, protein MKSQRLLPTATLAALAVVVALPVAFVLMQAVFPHLAQGSLAALREPFSAVWPTLSHDTTWPLVTNTLRLGLSVALGTALVGGALGAVRGLFHVPGARLWDLCFLLPFLVPPYLAALGWMLLLQTGGYAQQLAGMDAGRFLFSLPGLVFVMTLNIFPVVYFAVSRALATTGSRLADVARVHGASAWRAFARVTLPLALPAFAASLLLAFTMAIEEFGAPAALGARAGFPVLVTSIEGRFADWPIDLPGASILSIVLAAIALLAFVLQHRLAAGKDFETQTGKPIASPPRALGPWRVPVLCGFGLMALLATAAPLFSILATAFSGTLSGGLSMANLTTAHFAALLGQGAEGLDALLTSLSLALGTSLVTGVLGFLCAWCVVKSTMRARTVIDGLSLMPHALPGIVVGVGLILAWNLPFWPVTPYNTWGILLLSYSCLLLPYPVRYTSAALRQTAASLEAAARVHGASSGVTLRRITLPLVMPALGASLMIVFAIASRELVTSLLLAPSGVQTVSIFVWRQFEQGSIGQGMAMGVVSMAVSGSLLALASTLNGKPANG, encoded by the coding sequence GTGAAATCGCAACGACTCCTTCCGACGGCGACGCTTGCAGCGCTCGCCGTCGTGGTGGCATTGCCGGTCGCGTTCGTGCTCATGCAGGCGGTTTTCCCGCATCTGGCACAGGGCTCGCTCGCCGCACTGCGCGAACCGTTCTCCGCCGTCTGGCCCACGCTTTCGCACGACACCACGTGGCCGCTGGTGACCAACACCTTGCGGCTCGGGCTGTCGGTGGCGCTCGGCACCGCGCTCGTCGGCGGAGCGCTGGGCGCGGTGCGGGGTCTGTTCCACGTGCCGGGTGCGCGACTCTGGGATCTGTGCTTCCTGCTGCCGTTTCTGGTGCCGCCGTACCTGGCGGCCCTGGGCTGGATGCTGTTGCTGCAAACGGGCGGTTACGCCCAGCAACTCGCCGGAATGGACGCCGGACGCTTCCTCTTTTCGCTGCCGGGCCTCGTCTTCGTGATGACGCTAAACATCTTCCCTGTCGTATATTTCGCCGTGTCGCGCGCGCTGGCCACCACCGGCTCGCGGCTCGCGGACGTGGCACGCGTGCATGGGGCGTCGGCATGGCGCGCGTTCGCACGCGTGACGCTGCCGCTCGCGCTGCCGGCATTCGCCGCGAGTCTGCTGCTGGCGTTCACGATGGCGATCGAAGAATTCGGCGCGCCTGCCGCGCTGGGCGCGCGCGCGGGCTTCCCCGTGCTGGTGACCTCCATCGAAGGCCGCTTTGCCGATTGGCCCATCGACCTGCCCGGCGCTTCGATCCTGTCGATCGTGCTCGCCGCCATCGCGCTGCTCGCGTTTGTGTTGCAGCATCGGCTGGCGGCGGGCAAGGACTTCGAGACGCAGACGGGCAAGCCGATTGCCTCGCCGCCGCGCGCATTGGGGCCGTGGCGCGTGCCGGTGCTGTGTGGCTTCGGCCTGATGGCGCTGCTCGCGACCGCGGCGCCCCTCTTCTCGATTCTGGCAACGGCCTTCTCCGGTACGCTCTCGGGCGGGCTGTCGATGGCGAACCTGACGACGGCGCACTTCGCGGCACTGCTCGGTCAGGGTGCGGAAGGTCTCGACGCGCTGCTCACCAGCCTGTCGCTCGCGCTGGGGACATCGCTCGTCACCGGGGTGCTGGGATTCCTGTGCGCATGGTGTGTCGTGAAGTCGACGATGCGCGCCCGTACGGTGATCGACGGTCTGTCGCTCATGCCGCACGCCTTGCCCGGCATCGTGGTGGGCGTGGGCCTGATCCTCGCCTGGAACCTGCCGTTCTGGCCGGTCACGCCGTACAACACCTGGGGCATTTTGCTGCTGTCGTACAGCTGCCTGCTGCTGCCCTACCCGGTGCGTTACACGAGCGCGGCGCTGCGGCAGACGGCGGCCTCGCTCGAAGCCGCCGCCCGCGTGCACGGCGCGTCGTCCGGCGTCACCCTGCGACGCATCACGCTACCGCTCGTCATGCCCGCGCTCGGTGCTTCGCTGATGATCGTGTTCGCGATCGCGTCGCGCGAACTCGTCACATCGCTGCTGCTCGCGCCCAGCGGCGTGCAGACGGTGTCGATCTTCGTATGGCGGCAGTTCGAGCAAGGCTCCATCGGGCAGGGGATGGCGATGGGCGTCGTGTCGATGGCGGTGAGCGGCTCGCTGCTCGCGCTCGCGTCGACACTGAACGGCAAGCCGGCGAACGGCTAG